AGTAGAATACCCTTCAGATTTCTTGCAATGAATCAGAATTtctcttttttcaaaaattttataaatgacataagcGAGCTGATAAACCTTTGCGTACCCGACGTATTTTCACAACCAAATTATAATGATGTTTTGGCTCTAATTTCTACAATTCAGCtgatttcactgaaattttgacactaCAGTCAATTCTCCACATCCACATCCACAAAACACacataggggaaaagcactaatcttCAACCTACaggaattctgtgccaatttttcgaaacttacaaagtaggccaaaattgttgaatgggtcgaaaatttgtGCTTTTCCGTATTACCTTTACTTTTAACGAAATATACCTGATGGTGAGAAAAAAGTCACCAAACTTTCATATTTTAACTTAgtttaatcaaaacaaaaaaccaaaatcaattgcaaaattttattttttaaaacatttttaaaaacctGTTACAGAACTGTCATATCAGGACTGCGAGTACAGTAGATCTTTTTtcatgtgatggatgcgtgcgtacaaaaaaataaaacatgtaaGAAAGGTCGTgtttatctaaaaaaaatcgcattAAAAATATCAGCAATGCATCTAATGAAGCTCAGAATTTTCTTGCTGGTTAAGTTTCATTGCTGAGCGACGACGCGTTCTACGCTTCGGACCTTTATTGGCGCGTTCTAGGCCGGAGCCGTTCACAATTTCTAGGTAGCCTGTCACTTTGACGAGGTTTCGGCAATCAGTAAAATCTACCTTTAAAAGTTCAGTAAATCTAGGGCTGACGTACGACGGTCGTTAAATAGtattgcagatatctcagaatccttaaGATGGCGTCTTCTGCAATTCAGTTATTCAGTAAGTCAAGAGCTATCATCTTTTGAAAGGGCTAtcatttgcaaaacaaatgttccatgcacactagcgccgcctggtggtaaaattttcaatcaactGACTCGAACAATGGTAGCTCTAGatctgttgaacaactttgctgaagtaaaACAAAAGTTCCCATGCTGACcaactaaacacttttgtcgaagatacgATCTTTATTCTGAGTAGGATGtgtttatttcagaacaaaatgaCACACTAGCGCACCCAATGTGATTATTCGCATTATTTTTTCCTGCTCCGGATAGTCGCGTAAAAATATTCACCGTACGTTAAAATTACCTTCCCTTCACGTTTGAAAGAAGGATCAAGGGCTTAAGATTCATATTATTTCAAGTTTTAGTATTGTGATGTCCCTAGTTTTAACTTGGGGaggggaggcacagatactacacacgaaatatgaaacttcgtttttttttcaactacaAGATAACTCAAACTTGCGAACGACAATCAATGCAGGCTTGATGAAAAATCGCTAGATTTCTTTCGTTGTGTACCTTAGATCTTTCCGGGACAATCATGAAAAAAGGAACAAAGTTTTCTAtgattcaattttcatttttattagaatAAGTTAAAAGGTGCATATTTCAATTACTTTATATTCAACCAGAATTGGTGCTCTCGAGACactacttttgaatgtgcacgACTTGATTCTCGTTCAATTTTATGTACTTTTGACGAAATGCGAGAAATATGTTTATATctattacgcgcttttatcatgtttgtccattgtttaagaacCCGACTCACAGTGATATTTTGTGACAGCAGAatatcggctcactatgacgtgcATAAATTTAGTAGCGGTTTATCTCTCCTCAGGTtttaacaatggaatttgtttaagTTTCGAGTGCGTTGTTAATATTAAAATTTCGTATGCAAAGAAATGATAACCTCAAAGTtactatcgatgtttgtttttaCGTAtttcaatcagttaagaaaattAAGTTAACTGGTAGGATTCAGCAGTGTCAcgagaagtgggtaggacatgtCACAAAAAGTGTGGGCAGGACAGTCTAATGTTTGTactaccgtgctgcatcaatacccgggaCGCTTAAGCAGGGACCTTATGTCAAATTCTATTTTAAATAGATTATCTCTAGACATTAAACAATGTTCTGTGTTGCAACATATAGATTCATATCTTATCTAAGTAACAATAAGaagtttttgattaaaaattaagattttcatcatttaaatagttaaatcaaataattcttgttcttgtccttaaatccggacacatggaACAAGCCTTGTcttgaaatccggacacttgtgaatcaaaatccggacagctgtataatttcatgaaatattttcGTAAAATACGTAAGAAGTGCTTCCTTTATCCAATTAAACTCCACCTTGTTATGTTATTGATGTACTCATTTACTCTACGTTGctcaaaaaatatatgaaatctaagtaaatttgtgtttttattACCTCATAGAATTCCTGTGGAACGCTTGTGTTTAGAACTGCGGTTTTTAAAGAGGAAAACGAAGTGAGGGGTCACATAACACTTTTAACTAGATCTTCTGCAAGTTTTCTATTCAAGATACTATCAAAACTTTCGTTCAAATATGCCAATTTCAGCAATATTTTATCTCGTACGGATTTCGAGCCGTTCGTCTTCAAACCCGGACAGTCAATTTTAAACACTTAAATAATAGCATTTAAcccaaatttataaaatttcatgccaCTGTATTGTTAATTAATGATTCCGTTCGCACTTATGTTGAAAACACCTTTGAAAAACTTGAAATCAATCACAATATTATCAACCCGAACTGGATACATCGACGCGTAACCGAGAAGAACTTGCACTGCGAAGAAATAGTGTCTGACTGGAGCAAattttctgtttttgtttttatcaaTCATTTGGCAATGATTACTAGATCACAAGTTTTAGTAAAATGATAAACAATATTAAAGGTAAAATTGATgtataaaattaaacatattaacatatatttttcctttatttaatcaatgttatcagagtgtccggatattgataccgtccggattttgattcaccacggtacctATGATTCAACGAGAAACGACAACATTTGTACAGAATTTCTACAGCTAGCTCTCAAGATGTTCGTATTATTGTAACCATTCTTGGAagtgtttttaaacaaattactGAATATATAGCGAACTTCCAAGGACGCAGCAGTTCTTGTTTTTTCGaggcattcctggaagaatctcttagttacttttcaatcgatttctaGAAAACTGCTATACTACGAACTGTAGAAGCTCGTGGCTGAATTGGCGTTGCAATTCTTGAAAGAAAACCTTTTTTTATCTAGGAAAACGATTGGAAAACGATTCTGCTGGTATTTTGTGGCATGATCAATAAAGAAATATTGAGAGTAATGTGAAGAATTTCCGGAATATATTTTGCTTGCATAATTGTGGAAGAAAATCCAGAAAAATAATGTAAAGAGTTCTTGCTCAACTGATCATTTTCATGAATCTTCAGTttctacaaacaaattttacGATGGTAGTTAAAAGCTAACTTTGTTAATATCtcgttttcttcaggaattattcgtTTACTTCAGTAAACTCTGTAAGCTTTAGAAATTTTGCTCGAGTCTCAGGAAAAACGCCCGTATAGATTCACAGCATATTTACTGTTCGTATATTGTAATTATGGAAATTAATGTCACTTGTTGTTAAGTTTGTCGCAGTTTATTAAATTAAAAGGATATAATTTTGACCATAAATTGAATCGCTCATAAAATTTAACTAATGAATGATCTTGAAGTCGCGAAGctttcttagtcttgtggtaatgACCAGTAtaaaaaagtcactttcaatTTGAGGTCCAGGATTTCATgggtttgaaaaattttctagGTCTCCTTCTGCATAAAATTTTGGCCCTCATCTGCCCTACCCATGGCCTCGAATATGGACGCGCCTCTGGGACTGAGAATCGCTTCGTGGAATATTtgtatttcaattataatttgtAGCTTTTTGTGCATTTCAATCAAACTTATCATATTCCAATAACCTTTCCATCAATGTGATATCTGTAATGGAAGTAGCATTTCTCTGTTTTCTATGTGCATCCGTACATACCTTccaacatataaaataaataacacagtcttatttgaagttttttcatatgtattctACAAAATGCACTAAACTATATTATTTCGATCACTTCTACATTGAAGTTTAACCCAGCACGTACTCATCCTGCTGTACTGTTGGCGGCTCTGTGGGAACTACTTCGAATGGTGGTGTGGTAATGATTGTTGTAAGCGCCGGTGTTGTTGGTAAAGTCGGTGAGGCAACAAGGGATCCTTTGCAGATTTGTTGTagttgaatcaaaatcaaatcaacagcCGTTTGGAACACCTGATTATTAACCGTTAAGCACTGTCGGTAGGTAGCACGAGCCACTTCCAATCGTGTTCGAAAATCTGTGACAAGAGCACTCAATTGAGTAACGAGCTCAGTCGGAGTTTGCTGCAACTGAGCCAGCTTGAGATATAACTGATCGTTAATGTCTTGAGGGTTTTGGAAAATGTTTCGTCCCGCGAAGGCATCATAAAGACTGAACTGAATATAAGCGGATTCATTCAGTTGAAGTTGATTGAACACTTGCTGAATTTCGGCGTTTAATCGTGCATCGACGTCAAGGATACAGTTCGTAAAACCAACGCCAGACACTTGAAGATTCAAATCTGCGCTGCTTCGTAGGAGACTCAAACAGCTTGCATCCACCTGCAGTGGTTGGTTGTTCAGATGGTACAAAGTATTCATTTCTAGGCTTATGGCCGATCGCAGAAAAGTGTCTTTCGCGAGGTACACCTCCCTGTGGAATTCGTAGATCACGTCAGAGCTGTTGTGTTTGGCATCTGCTACGACAGAAACTACAAATTTCTGCAGCTCACGATAGGCCTCGGGTAGAAGGGCCATCGTCTCTACCACCTTCAGTGAATCATCTCTCTGAGCGGATGCcaactggaaatagaaaaagaTCTTTTGTTAGCAAGATTACTTAAAaagaaagttcttcaaaatttaccCCGAATATGGCTACGAATACGAGAGCCACTTTCATCGTATTGTGCAGTTTCATCTATCTGGTTTGTAACTCAACAGCTCGTTTGAATTGTGAAACCTGCGATGCCTTTGGAAGTCTGGAACTGTTTGCGATATGCCCAAttgattgattttgtttttatacTTCTAAGCTATTGAGCATTATAGTCTTCTGAGTATACATTTCTCAAGTATCTAGACTGTCTTATCTTCTAACTTATTGATGGTGCGATAGGAGGGCTTCTAGTGTAGATCGTCCGTGGGTCTTCATTCACAGATACTACAACTATCAATTTGTTTACTCGATGACTGGACGTCATCAATTAAATATGCCATTCCGATAAAAATTTGGCCACGCTTCAAACTTGTCCCGTTTAGACGGAACGGAGCTAATCAATTATGCAACTCTAAATTTGCATGCCAAAATGAGGTGACTCATACCAGACATGCAAATATAATTTTATCGATGATATACATGTAATTTCAAATTGATTACACCTCTTTTTTGACCGCAAACTCTAAGAATAAGTGTGAACATTGCTTCAACCCATCCTACTCATCCTCATCCAGAGATGTCGATGAGTACATGATATGACAAGGCAGTACGTCTATCCTGAGACAGAAccagcttctcagctcagtgttcttggAGTACTTCCACAGActaagagttttctttgcctaagttgtcaTTTTTTCTTTCGTAAGGGAAGACGGGTAATATGCGCTCCCTAATTAattcctgagacgagactcgcgaagacggtcttctttttctgtgattgctgagttttttcttattccactttgtacataccaattatgcgcatgcgcataccaattatgcgcatgctgttcaaatcctcacatgaacctctcagcaaaaaatgattaagtttgcatcacatcgaatcataaatagccatttgagtgaaatttcatgccagcaaacgtagcagacattagaaataattaatcttctgcttatatttatcagcaactttggaaaaaactgctccgctgactgaggtttttaataacagtttactttgaacacaatacttttcactttttcagccataaaaacagtgggctgcatttgacgtttcgtgagaggggaatctgggctgcatatgacgttgatatttttcctcttcgcgagtctctctcagattaaTTCTAATTGGGTCAACATGGAAGTCGCAAAAATAAGTTTGCAATTCATAATAATAGTCATTGGATCGAAGCAATCATATCTAAGAAATTAAATTCGAAAGAAACGAAACCATAGCCAAAGTCAAACGGATTTGATTTTGGGATTTTGAGTCTTAGGGGAAGGGGTAggaaaatgaacaccttaaggatatcatcttgtttctgatagaaaaatgaggaatttGTATGATTCTattgcacaacatcaaaaatagagattttatcatggatgttatctatagcagcgacacgaattcagactaaaatagctaaattttcacaattttttatcgttagcaaaaaacgatgcaaatgttcattttacctgcacagTTGtcggtggtaaaatgaacatcatgccaAATACgcgagcaaaacaaaaaaatttgaaaatgttcaacttcttcttcttcttcttggcatttacgtcctcattgggacagagcctgcttctcagcgtagtgttcttatgagcacttccacagttattaactgagagctttctttgccaaagttgccatttttgcatttgtatatcgtgtggcaggtacgatgatactctatgccctgggaagtcaaggaaatttcctttacgaaaagatcttggaccgaccgggattcgaacccagacaccttcagcatggctttgctttgtagccgcggactctaaccactcggctaaggaaggccccaaatgtTCACCTTGTATCCGAAAATAAATCCATTaaggattgtaacccattcaaaaagaaatctaatagtatgaaatttgacatcatatcttAACGATATTcatctcactgaaaaacctcaagacacACAAGATAAAagctagggtagaagcaccggttttggccatacgccagttgtagccacagtggattatacaccgtattacatagccaatcagcatgaaaccttttgtgtgcagtagatcacattcatatgatagagctacattcatttacttgtccaaatggattcaaaacataagaaaaacaaataattttccttataattttaactctcatacaccttatttggccagggcactcctaatttggccactctcatgagaaatcaatgcaattggccaatttaggaaccgaagttaaatctctggccgaaactggttccgttggcctatattgaccaacgggattttaaaagcgaaaaaatggttttggctcagttttgatattttacacatataatatggattgaaagcttgcatatGACATATTTGTTGTATAAATATGGCTTCCCATTcagtttttattgacattttctcttaggctggccaaaaccggtgcatTTACCcgacgtcagttctaattttcaaacgtggttttctaaaatcttagtttttgatgatatttttacttcaattgacctcagTATTAACCCGAACtctccgatttatgctctaaatcgtccgtgcgtgataaaaataattgaaatttgatttttctcagTAAAAGACACGATgtccattttaccacccctgttcattttgccaccacttcccctaattTGAATTTAATCGATGGTTCTTGAGCAACCACTTGGTATGACACATTTTGCCCCACATCATTTACTCCCAAGGTTGccaaaatcgttttttaatgattttgatGTAGACCGATCGGGAATCCCTCTGCATGGTTTGAGGCCCATGTAAaattggagcaaatgtcaaaactaaAAATGCGGTATCTTCGTAATAATTGagaaatcaaataaaataaaaacacacagctgttttatttgcaaaattaaaaaGGATGTGTGTTGTGGTCGAAATTCACTTACTATCGACAAACCGCCAGCAttttcttacgtaattaatggacagccctttACACAGCGTAATAAAACTGACATTTtttcgtgtctcaaggatcaaattatgtgtctctagtagatttgctGAATCTGacgccgttctcagaaatgttccagcacttcacaatttttagctacaagtCGCAAAGGTTGCACTGTTTATGttgatgtttacattaaatttaaagtataatttattaaactttttagtgatctaatccaccaagcatgcaatatATGACTATAACTTTCATTTCATATATAATTTGGATTGAATTGAACGATAAGATTtagattaaattgatttttccaacatgctcGCAGTCTccacacaaaacttttcgttaCACTTACATGGCAAAATACATTACTTTTCGAAGCCGTCAAGAAACAACTTtcgagcatcgaaagtattatgaactttgttgataataattattatacacataaagtttaaaTTAACATAAATTAAGCggataaattgccatacaaactgaaaaacttgtatgcaagtcaAAATTTGTCacatttagcattttcaacagtcaaaatctcaaaaactagacgtgctatgatatttttgaaaacagcattgaattcagcaacccttaatttttgaatggattgagacaaaaacgtgttccacagtgttatatatgaattgattgaaataataataaacataatataaaatcgaaaaaatctcacCAAATCAGCTGCAGCCATCTGTAGATATTCCACGTTTTATGAGTTAAGCCCTTATTATTCTCCGTTTGCCATAGATTTTTCAACGGTTCCCCATTAACACACATGGTAAATTCATTCGCGGCAAACTTCACTTAAAGTTATATTGGCCGGTACCAGCACATTACgaaaaaaacctcaaaattgATCGTTCCTTCAGCACTGGTTTAGTTTCTACGATAATGATTTATTTCAACACATCTGATTAGGTGCACATTTTTCCACTTTTACCAGAACACATTTTTTGCTCTATGAGGCTTTTTCACCACCGATTTTATTTCGCCTAATTTTCATACACAAAGCCTGGTTTCGACAggaataatttaaaagcacAAGCCACATAGCGAAAATTTTTAATGGGAGAATCACACTTAtcacatacaaaataaaacaaaaactatcCGGGTGGCGTAGTACCAGCCGAACCACCAGCGGAATCATGTAAAAATCTAGTAAGCAGAATGACACAAGCTATCTTTAAATTAAATGCccgaaataaaaaacaaacttcTAACATTATGcctcaccggtggggcaagagttcgaatataatgtggggcaaaagttcgctggttgAAATACAACATATCTACACTTTTATGGCAGACATACTTTAAAGCAACCGTAAACttacacagccaattcagattaccgaccccagtaaaattttactgggttttggaactacggttttttcggtaatttttacctgagaatttttacgattaccgaaaaaacccagtaaaccaaaatatgttttgattaatggaaattactgacttagtcagtaaaattgaagagcgtttttactggctttccagttttcaatgcttcatgctttgcttctccggattctgtttttcagaaatcaatacaaattaaaacccaaCCGACATGAACGTGgacatcgacatgcatttttcgtgcgaataaacatctacggtatgctcatatctcagtggaagtaatcgaaaaatgtgtgtgacaaaatcattatttggttggtttgcatacaagaggcaaactctataatgcagatgaatttacctcttgtatggaaaccaaccgaatttaccaacgtaacGTCCTTAGCGGAGCATTTTGGTTactaaaaatgattcagtttctcactaaatttcgactacttaccacgagaaagcgcaaaataggtgTAGGAACAGTTTGGTTGCCAAAGCCGTCTCCCTGCGCCGGACGattttacagcaggagattctcgTTTGACATTTTCCCGCATGCGcatctgtttgttttgatttgattttaacgacaagtcagtaaaaaacatcaactactgaatagtcggtaattgtttttactgacttttcggcctgttcggtaatgtagcaaaattgggtctgacagctaccgtagttcagtaaaaagtaaaaattattactgaacatcagaagttttcaatcaaaaagctgaaacttcggtattttttatgattaacaattcgtacccagtattaaaaattaccgaacaagcaaatcgtgattgagtgtgtatgtTTACAATAAAAGACAAactaaatttccatcaaaatattacccaaaacagggttaattgttatatacccaaaaataacagttttggtcgaacttttgccccgctaatTAAAACTATAGACCAAAAattatttccaagaatttacgcaaaaactaatacacctcaaagcatccttatgataggtctATAAACGCCCGAACATAAAACATCGAATaagattttttctttatttggttccatgcaatgaaagtttgaccaaaaattacaatttcttgccaaaaaacaataaatagcCATATATTTATTAAAATCTCAATAGATTTGTATTATATTTGTAGTGAAAGTCCTTCACTAGCATTCTAACCAGCATGacattttcaagttttgttttgaattgagataaaaatcataaacaGAAACaaactcgaacttttgccctactcTACTTTACTGTTTAACTGAAGGTAGAGCTTTAAAATCACCAATCATATTTTACTAATCTCTGACATTAGGTCACTTTAGTAATTTATCCATGtatgaccaactttgctgaaatacCATCTATTTcctctcagcaaaaaagtgCGTCCAAatttggtttagattactataAAACTATATGTATATAAtagagagctaaatcgtgagtctTGATCGTATTCGATCGTATAGATTTTACTTTTTTGGccatttcattgaaaattatcatactttttaaaacatgtacgcatatttactGATCTACAGCAATTATTGCGATCGGTAATCTATTATATAATCTTtgatattataaaaataaaacatggaaaataaattcaatttcatCGCAGCTGTGTTGCCAATTTTTACGATTATCATTATGCTTTGAGATgtcttctggaaaaaaaatcattttttcttcattatgCTTTATATATGACGTGGGGAATAAATAGGCAACTCTATGAAGTCGTTGGTCATGtctcttataattattttaatgtTCTTCTGACAGGACGAtattataattttaaatattttatttatatcagttcccatttcaaattcaaaatatgtttctcTGAAAATAACGGTAATAATTGTTTATCAGAACATTAATGATTCATCATGAAATTAATCATTattaa
The window above is part of the Aedes aegypti strain LVP_AGWG unplaced genomic scaffold, AaegL5.0 Primary Assembly AGWG_AaegL5_hic_scaff_304_PBJ_arrow, whole genome shotgun sequence genome. Proteins encoded here:
- the LOC110681054 gene encoding uncharacterized protein LOC110681054, with the translated sequence MKLHNTMKVALVFVAIFGLASAQRDDSLKVVETMALLPEAYRELQKFVVSVVADAKHNSSDVIYEFHREVYLAKDTFLRSAISLEMNTLYHLNNQPLQVDASCLSLLRSSADLNLQVSGVGFTNCILDVDARLNAEIQQVFNQLQLNESAYIQFSLYDAFAGRNIFQNPQDINDQLYLKLAQLQQTPTELVTQLSALVTDFRTRLEVARATYRQCLTVNNQVFQTAVDLILIQLQQICKGSLVASPTLPTTPALTTIITTPPFEVVPTEPPTVQQDEYVLG